Part of the Solwaraspora sp. WMMA2065 genome is shown below.
GACGGGCTCGGCATCGACCGGGTCGACATCGGCGACACCGTCGTCTACCGGCTGTGATTCTCCGGCTGCCGACCGGGGTTCGCGTTCGTCGTTGAACCAGCGGCGGACCCTGGGCACCCAGCCGGCGTCCGGCGCGCCGTCGAAGACGCCACCGTCCGGGTCGTCGGAGTAGTTGCGGCGCACGACGTCCTGCTCCGGCTGGAGGATGTCGCGGATCACGAACACGCACAGCGCCACCACCGTGCCGAGCCGCAGCGTGGCGGCCAGCACGAAGACCCCTTCCGGAATGACCTGGCTGCCGGTCGCGGTGCCGAGCAACTGCCCGTAGAAGGCGAGGAAGTAGCCGACCTCGGCGGCCTGCCAGGCGAGGAAGGCACCCCAGCGCGGCCGGGCCAGCACGATCAGCGGCAACAGCCACAAGGTGAACTGCTGTGACCAGACCTTGCTGAAGATGAGGAACGCCGCGACCACCAGGAAGGCCAACGCGGCCAGCCGGGGCCGGCGCGGCGCGAACACTCCCAACGCGCCGATGCCGAGGCAGGCCAGACCGAACAGGACGTACGACAGGGTGTTCAACGTCGGAATGTGGTCGCTGAGCCACTGGAACGGGCCCTGGTCGCCGGGCGTGCCACCGGCCCACTTGCCGTCCAGGTAACGTCCGATGTACCAGAGCGTTCCCCAGTCGATCGGCCGTTCGGAGTTGAGTTCGAAGAACCGCCGCCACCCGTCGTGGGCGAAGAGGTAGACCGGCAGGTTGACCGCGACCAGGGTGCCGACCGCCGCGACGATCGCGGTGGCGGTGGCCCGGATCCGGGCCGACCGCAGGCCGAGGACGAGGATCGGTCCGAGCAGAAACAGCGGCCACATCTTGGCGGCGCCGCCGATGCCGAGCAGTACGCCAGCGAGCAGTGGGCGTTGCCGCACCCAGGCGAACAGGCCGAACATCGCGAACCCGATCGGCAGCATGTCCCAGTTGACGGTGGCGGTCAGCACCAGCGCAGGGGCGAGGGCGAACATCGCGGCGTCCCACGGCCGGCGGCGGCGCAGGGCGAGGATCGCCGCCACGGCGGCCACCCCCAGCGCGCAGAGCACCAGGGCGTTGGCGTTGTAAAACCACATCGCCTGGTTGAGCTCGGGCCGGTCCGCGCCGAGCGCGTGCACCGGCAGCCCGAGTACGCCCATGAAGTAGCCGGTCACCACCGGGTACTCGACAGGGTGGTCGAAGTAGGGGATCTTGCCTTCGTTGAGCCCTTCGGCGTAGTAGAGGGCGAGCACGTCGGTGTAGCAGAACCGGGTGTACTGGACGTTGTCCTGCCAGGCACCGTCCATGCAGGGCGACTTCTGCACCCAGTGCGCGGCGAGACTGAGGCAGATCAGTGCGAGCACGATCCGGGCGGCGGTCCAGAACCGGCCGGGCCGACCGGCGGCACGGTCCTGCCCGGCGGCGTGCCGGCCCAGCGGACCACCGATCGCTTCAGAGAGGCCGCGGACGAACCGGTCAGCGCGCGACGGGTGGTCGACTGGCGGCCGCTCGACCGTCTCGCCCTCGGCTGCGGTGGCCGGTCCGGGTTGCTCGGCCCGCTCAACTCCATCGATACCGTTCGGCGAGTGCACGCTCATGAACAGGCATCCTGCCGTACTCGACCTGCTTTCGTCTGCCCAGGACCGGCATGTCGAGTTCAGCTAACTACCGCGCCGGCCGGTGACCAGGTCAGTTGACCTGGTCACCGGCCGGCGCGGCAGTTGCCTATCTACGTCCGTCGATCAGCGTGTCGGCGGTGGCAGCGTCGGCGGCACCGTGGTGCCGCCGGCACCACCGCCGAAGTCGAACCCGATGCCACCGTCGCCACCCTGGTCGTCACCGTCGTTGGGGTCGGCACCGTTACCGGGAGTACGGGTGGGGTCACCTTCGTCATCGTCCTGGTCGCCGTTGTTGTTTCCGCGGCCTGGGCAGAACAGGTCGCCCAGCGGGCCGTCACAGATCCCGCCCTGTCCCGGCTCTTCCGGGTCCGGCGGCGGCGGTGCCGGGGACTTGCCGTTGCCGGCGTCGACGCTGCCGATCTCCCGGGCAGCCGGGAACTGTTCGACGTCCATCCCCTTGTGCGCCTCGTTCATGAAGCGCTGCCAGATGATGGCGGGCAGTCCACTACCACCGATCTTGTTGTTGTTCTTGTCGCGGATCGCCTCGCGGTCCCCGACGTTGCCGACCCACACTGCTGTCGCGATCTGCGGCGTGTACCCGACCATCCAGGCGTCGCCGTTCTCGCCGCTGGACTCGTTGAGCTCCCAGGTGCCGGTCTTGCCGGCGACCGGACGCCCGCCGTTGAGGTCCCTGTTGATGTTGTTCGGGATCTGGGTCAGCACGTCGGTCAGGTCCGCCACCACCTCCTGCCGGATCCGCTGCTCCGGCTTGAGCTGCTCGCCACCGGCCGTCACCCATTCACCGCTGACCAGGTTCTTCTTCTCCACCGAGATCACAAAGTGGGCCTTGTTGTAGACCCCACGGTTGGCCAGCGTCGCCACCCCGTTGGCGTGGTCGAGCACGGTCACCGGGTACTGCCCGTACCCGACCACGTTGAAGAACGGCGACGGGGCGACCTCCTTCGGGTCGGCCGTGGTCAGGTCGTACGGCTTGTTGTCGGCGGTGTTCCACATGGTGCCGACGCCGGCCGCCTTGGCCATCCCGACCACCTTGTCGGCACCGATCTGCTCGGTGACGTGGTAGAAGGGCACGTTGTAGGACTGGACGGTGGAAAACTCCAGCGAGCACCACTCGCCACAGCTGGCGTTCCGGCCGGCGTTCTGCACCTGGATCTCGGTGCCCTCGACCTTGAACGGCTTGGCCGTCCAGTGCGAGTCGACCGAGATGTCGTTGTCCAGGGCGGCGGCCAATGTGTAGATCTTGAACGTCGAGCCGGGTGAGTGGCCGCCGGTCCACTG
Proteins encoded:
- a CDS encoding glycosyltransferase 87 family protein; this encodes MSVHSPNGIDGVERAEQPGPATAAEGETVERPPVDHPSRADRFVRGLSEAIGGPLGRHAAGQDRAAGRPGRFWTAARIVLALICLSLAAHWVQKSPCMDGAWQDNVQYTRFCYTDVLALYYAEGLNEGKIPYFDHPVEYPVVTGYFMGVLGLPVHALGADRPELNQAMWFYNANALVLCALGVAAVAAILALRRRRPWDAAMFALAPALVLTATVNWDMLPIGFAMFGLFAWVRQRPLLAGVLLGIGGAAKMWPLFLLGPILVLGLRSARIRATATAIVAAVGTLVAVNLPVYLFAHDGWRRFFELNSERPIDWGTLWYIGRYLDGKWAGGTPGDQGPFQWLSDHIPTLNTLSYVLFGLACLGIGALGVFAPRRPRLAALAFLVVAAFLIFSKVWSQQFTLWLLPLIVLARPRWGAFLAWQAAEVGYFLAFYGQLLGTATGSQVIPEGVFVLAATLRLGTVVALCVFVIRDILQPEQDVVRRNYSDDPDGGVFDGAPDAGWVPRVRRWFNDEREPRSAAGESQPVDDGVADVDPVDAEPVNR